CAATGttgaatctgtgtgtgtgtgtttagatgggaatcaatgagagaaaggtaagaatgggtggggggggggggggtgcagagggaaaGACAGGGCGAGAAgtgcctaagaaagcagagccatgtactctgggagagaaagctttggggtcgagctggggaagagaagggggccagagccagggcTCTGGTGGCTGGAGATGGGTGTGGGcagggagaaagacagagagaaaagTGCCATCTACCTTAGAACCACTCTAGTCTGGCTTTTTTATACCGGGCATCCTGGTACCTGTAGGCCTTAACCTCCAAAATGCCTGCATTCCATATGCCTATTGGGTTATCCCCACCCACTACTGACTGCCCAACCTAAGGCATGAGGCTTGGACTCATAAAGGTGTCTCCACTATGGTAGAGACATGAATAAGTAGGGCAAGGGGACCTGCTAGAAGTAGCAGGAGTAATATAACTGGAGGTATGGGAACATAAACAGTCATACTAAAGTGACAGACCAGgtatccaggtttgcttccatcttgcGGGTTGcaggattttgggcggctttttgccacGGGTTGGcacttcttctctgtctttctgtcacgtctgtggccatgaccaccctcaggcttaccttatttctggtggtcagcgtCTGTGCTGGCCTCTGTCTGTtcctgtctctgtgtgctggctgcttccagcatggctctgattgcttcactatactgcacctgtgtgtattaagcctctctgtgcttcagtatactgttcctgagttagctctgtctctgtgtgctggctgcttccagcatggctctgattgcttcactatactaCACCTGTGTgggacttagggttaccatatggctccagaaaaaggaggacagattgatccagtccaggttttatttccattggtaaaacctggactggatcaatgtggcctcctttttctgaatccctatggtaaccctaatgtgggttaagcctctctgcttcagtatgcttcctgcctgtgtcctgtagtggtgacatcatcagtccgggccttgataaggaagtacTGTTCtcccattcagggcctttgcattgacTTTGGCCCTGAGGTTAGTCAGTGTGCTGTTAGCACGGTTAGCTTTCCTTGTGTTTACCTACGGGCTTTTGCCCTTCTGTTTGTATTATCCTTGCCTGTGGGCCTCTGGCCCTTCTGTTCAGATTATTCTTGCCAGTGGGCTTCTGCCCTTCTGCTTGAAGTGTTCATGTTAGTTAAGACTGGTGATGTAatgatattatttttttttgtatgatttttatatatatttttatatgtaacCCACTTAGTTGATAGGTgggatatctatataaataaaatcccccctcagacgttctgaagctcactccatctgtcctgaactcctgtcctcctggtaggctaggctattcggactactcaccctcagtcagccacgcccatctgggccataggccacgccccatttgcacataaaaagcaccctcaacgttctaaagcacactctgaggcttcaacagttcgtatgttcgaagctctgtaaccatttttaagcacactacatctctgccccgccctgacctatcagagaagggaggactgtcacagctgcaccgctctgacctatcaaagggaactgaaacaggaaaagggaggagcatcacaccgaatgacggacctatcagagggaagtcaaatagaagggaggagcgtcagaggccaaggggacggccgtatctacgtctcataggtttccttgctttcttttctgtgtattgcagctgcagccacttaggtaagtctagcaagcctgtcagctactgaatacagaaagcaaaagatagcatgtgggaacttgctccattttgttctctggaatgcagtgattattatacaaatggtcttgctttcattattttggtaggggctgccttcatgactgtccatagttcccccagtcctgacacctgacagggggggacagggaaggacactcactgtctcacataagcactcgcacacactcattctcacatacacacatgctctctcacagacacactcacacccactctctgtcacacacacacacttgcacattctcactctcacacagtcactctcacagacagtctctcaaacatacacactccgcgcaaaaccttgctagcgccagtttcatttcagccagaaacgggccttttttaatagtaaattaataaatcaataaatccaaACCAAATCAATCAAATAATTGGACATTGTAGGGTAAATTTTCAATCCAGCATCTCCATTGTTTTCCTCTgcctcccccctcaccaccagtccagcatctccatttTCTCTTCCCTCTATTTCCCCTATCCAGCATTAccagttctctcccctccctcccacccacacctatagtatcaccctcctctctctcctccctctggtccagcattgcccctactctcttccttccctcgcACCTGCCCAGCATcattccctctttctcctttccttcctggttccagcattgcctcttctcttctctcccttctcaTCCACTTGTCCAGCatgaccctccctcccttctttcctctctcaAATCAAAATAATTCTTATAAACCGTTATctccccttttcagggttcaatGCAGTGTACAATAGTTCAAATCAAAGTAAAATACCTATATCAAGCCAAAAGCCAACCTAAGTGCTAACATTGTTAGGAAACAGTAatgggggaaaggggatgggacttggttccaatgaaagcagtttacatgttgtatatatgtacttattttgtacctggggcaatggagggttaagggacttgctcatagtcacaaggagccgcagtttCACTTGAATCAAGTTCACCAAGTTCAAACCCTgttgccctaaccattaggctactcctccattctgctAAATGTCTTAACCTTTTTCCTAAAAAGTAATCTCTCTCTAATTTAATACAAATTTggaaaaagagttccagagctgaactgccataaatataaaaaatagtaTTACCAATTCTTAGGAATCGGACGTTTTTAGGACAACGCAGTCATAGAGTTAATTGATCTTGTAATCAGGATGAAAAAACAAATAAGGTAATTGATAATGTTTTGATAAGTAGTTCAGAAGTAAATCCATATATAATCTGAAAAAGCAGGCATGCCACTTTAAAATTAATTCTATCCTGAATAGGAAGGCAGTGTAACTTTGTTAAACATGATGAAAAACTACTATATTTACTATGTTTGAAAATCAAtcttgctgcagtgttttggataAGTTGTAATTTTTTAGAATGTTTGAAGCTAATGCCCCTAAAAagggcattgcaatagtccaaatagGGTAATATTAACATTTGGACATTTGGGCTCTAATTAAGTGCATTTGTCAAGAATTACACCTAGAACTTTGGCCTCTGACTCAACAGAGAGAACTTTGCCATTAGATAGAGTAAGAGAAGAAGGTACCATAACGTTCTGTTCctacctctgtgtccctattgggGCCTGCTCCGTGTTAGGCCTTAGTTCTGTTCctacctctgtgtccctattgggGCCTGCTCCGTGTTTGGCCTTAGGTCTGTTCctgcctctgtgtccctattgggGCCTGCTTCGTGTTTGGCCTTAGGTCTGTTCctgcctctgtgtccctattgggGCCTGCTCTGTGTTAGGCCTAAGTTCTGCTCctacctctgtgtccctatagggGCTTGCTCTGTGTTAGGCCTTAGTTCTGTTCctacctctgtgtccctattgggGCCTGCTCTGTGTTTACCCTTAGTTCTGTTCCTGCCTCTGAGCCCCTGTAGTTCTGCCTCTGTGTTTAACCTTAGTTCTGTTCCTGCATCCGAGTCCCTGTTCTGTAGTATCTGTAGTTCTGTCTGTTTGGTTGctactgaagcttcagccattaCCCCTGCTCTCTGCCTGTATCTGTTTGctactgaagcttcagccattaCCCTTGCTTTTGCCCTGCTTGTGTGTTATCCTGAACCttgcttctgcccagcttgtgtatatcctgaacccttgCTTCTATCCAGcttgagtgtatatcctgaaccctgcttctgcccagcttgtgtgttTATCCTGTACCTTGCTTCTGCTTAGCCTGTATGTATACCCTGTATCCTCTTTCCTGCCAAGCTTGCGTGTAGGCCCTGAACTCTGCTTCTGTTAAGCTTGTAGGtatatcctgtatcctgcttATGCTAAGCTTCCATGGATTAGTGTATGGGTGAACCCGGATCCAGTCAAGCTGTTCCAGTTTCCCGAATCCCGTGGGAGAAGCCTGTATCGTGTATCCTGTATCGTCTGCCAAGCTGTTCCTGagtcctctccgagttccagtctcAGCCAAGCTGTTCCTGAGtccgctccgagttccagtctcAGCCAAGCTGTTCCTGAGTCCGTTCCGAGtgccagttccagccaagctgctgagtctgcTCTGAGTGCCAGTTCCAGTCAGGCTGCTGAGTCCGCTCCGAGtgccagttccagtcaagctgctGAGTCCGCTCCGAGTGCCAGTCTCAGCCAAGATGTTGTCTCCAGTCCTGATGCCAATCCGGGTCCCAGCCCCGATTTGATTCCTGACTCCGGTCCGGGTCCCAGCCCCAATTTGATTCCTGACTCCAGTCTGGGTCCGACTCTTgattccagttccagtcaagcttttGATGCCAGTCTGGTACCTGAACCCAGTTCCAGCTAGTCAAGATTCTGATTCCAGCCCGGGTTCGGCTCCTGATTCCAGTTCTAGTAAGTCAAGCTTCTGATGCCAATCTGGGTGCCAGTTCTGGGTCAGCTCCGGTTCTGAATTCCAGCTCCAGTGAAAATTCTGATTCCAGTCTGGGTCCCAATCCCAGTCCAACTGCTGATTTCAACTGGGGTGTTGGCCCTTGCCCTGTTCTTGCTACTAGGTTGATATGCCAGGAGGTCCAGGAAGTTGTGGATCCCCTCAGCAAAGGGCTCCTGTTGAGTAGGACTCCTCTAgctgcatccaagactctgatccagcCTAGTGGCTGTCCGAAAAAGCTTCCTGGGTACAAGAGCCACTCATACCTTCAAGTTCCAGATTTGTTTGCTACtgccagtccagtgatccatgttTGGGTTTTGaagcccatcaggaggtttcaccacagttacccttGGACACCTGAATCTCCCATGGGGATCGGGAAgggggccttgagggggaggtactgtcatgtctgtggccatgaccactctcaggcttaccttatttctggtggtcagcatCCGTGCTGGCCTCTGTctgttcctgagttagctctgtctctgtgtgctggctgcttccagcatggctctgattgcttcactatactgcacctgtgtgtattAAGCTGCTGAGTCTGCTCCGAGtgccagttccagtcaagctgctGAGTCCGCTCCGAGTCCCACTTGCGTAACTGGGCATATGATGGAAGGACTTTGCAGATGGTAGGAGTCTGATCAGGAAAAACTCTTGTTCCCACCTCTACATCTGCCCTCAGTGTCACAAAAGAGGCTCCATTGCGAGAACAAATAACAATGGCACAGGGTGACAGGGATACCTCTGCTAGGTGCCTGCACCAAAGTAAAATATTCAGAGAGCCCACCAACACTGCCAACAGAGGGGAGATGTATTGAATTTCACAATTACTAGATTTTAAGCTTGCCTATGCTCTCCTTGTCATATGTTAACCCAGGAGTTGCTTTACTTGCTTATACTTCGGGGGACCATCCTCCTTGCGTCTTACATAGCTCCTGCAATATCTATTCTTCATGATTATGGCTGAGCTCCGCCATCCAAGCTGAGGCTTAACCACACATTGTTTTCTGCCTCAGGTCACCATAGCAAGCATGCCAGGGCCCCACTCTTTCTTGCGAGTTCCCTCCCCAGTTTAAAAGCCTGAGGGGTTCCATGATTTGCTTTGGTATCCCCCGCCTCTGTATAAGAGTTTGGACCATCATTATTTTCCGTGTGCATCCCTCACTGCAGAGGGCATCTTGCAATAAAGGTTACTGGTGCTGAATGACCCCCGTTTCCCTATTCTCCCTGGGTATCTCTTGCTATCCCTTGCTGTGACAATGTATATgctgggatgggcgggagggtTGCTGTTTGCCCATGTGCAGATTTAAAAATGGCACTGCTTTTTTTCCGATTCCTattcttcctttctttccctgcccctcccctttttttctaTTGGCCTAATGTCTTCCCtacctctttccttccttcctctgccCCCTTCCTGATTGAAATCTTCTCCGCGCTGGCCCCCACTATTGTACAGGCCTGAGCCAATGTCGCAGCCTGCCTCTTAGCAGGAGTCTGaactacccaggaaaaggatttaggaatCATAATGGACgatggactagattctgtatatggcacctgaaaaattgaCACCGAATATATTTCCACCTagacgtattctgtaaaccacgcctagatttaggagcggtttacagaatatgcctagtgggtttgtagaatatgcctagcggccaTGCTTGCGTCTAACTCTAGGTGCGTCCATTTATTCCAAGTAAAACTTGGCATAAATACCGTTATCTAAGTTAGGCATGAAGctggtttattctataaacctgcgCGTACACATTTAGAACGCCCACAGCCCACCCATTccacatagccatgccccctttctggCAGCACGCATTATAATTTATgcgtaccactttacagaatacgcctagcaagttgtgtacgtaaattctaacgccaattagtgtcaataagtgcttattaagtggcaattattgtcgctgattggcttgttaaacaattaaaatGCATGCGAAAATCCAGGaccggatttgcatgcgcaatttcagtcgcactatatagaatctgggagaatgTATGGGAAATCTCAGCTCAGGTAACAAAATAGGGTGGGCCACTGGGTCCATGGCCTGACCAATATTTGATACCcctgttagtccatttttaaaggtaataaatagaaataaaagaataaCCCAGTTAATTCTTTTCCATCCTCACCATAAATGGATCTTTTATCACAACATTGCAGATGCTCGTGGATTTCCCATCTGGAATGtgtaaggcattttttttttgtcatagtgtggcagactgaaggtccatcaagcccagtatcctgtttccaacagtgaccaatccaggttacatgtacctggtaaagatcccaaaacagtacattttatgctgcttatcctagaaataagcagtggattctcccaagtccatcttaataatggcttatggacttttctttcaggaagttatccaaaccttttttaaaccccgctaatctaactgcttttaccacattctctggcaacaaattccagaggttaattCTGTGTGTCCTGAAACTATGTATCCCTTATCAGCATATGtaggaaagggatgggattttCAGTTGTTGCTTACTGGGTATTGCCCTGATCCTGGAGGATTCACAagtgttaaatgacttgcccaagattacaaggagctgtgctggaatttgaaccctggctttcctggttctcaatatgTTGCTCTAACCATTGATTCTTTCTCCACTCCATATGAAAGattttagggatgaaggggagcacaACTGAAAATAGGTATTCAGATTGATAGTGGGGTATTATTGGAAGTTCAGGTAAATACACTAGTTAAGTGTTTTACATGAGGAAGTTGTCTGTCAAAGAATTTTCTTATCATGCGCATACCTAGATTGTGCAAAAACATTACGATTACAAACTGCAGAATACAGCTGTTCCTTTGATATTTGGACTTTCTAAGTGTGAGTTCATATTGCCTTATGTTGGGTTACAGTCAAGGCCAGAATtatctttaaacatttttatttaaaatattacatGGTTTGGTTCCAGATTTTTTTTacatctctttttttgttttaatgttggTTCTGGGGTTAGAAGGCTTGGTATTTTCTCAATATTTGCTTTTCCCTCATTTAAGGGGAAAAAGTGTTTAAAAATATCTTTGAAAAATGACTGGCTTTCTCAACAGAAAGGGTCTGAAAGAACTTTGCTGCCTTGTTCTCAGTATCTCAGCAGTACTTGACATTTAGAAGGAAGGTTAAAtcttgtttattttaaaaattgtttaacaAGAAGATATATTTTAGGTTGTGTTTGTATTTAGAGTTTATGTAATTCCCAGAGATTGTTCTGGCCTCTTGACTTCTGTAACCCACTTGGTACTATGAGGTTAAAGCAGGACCTAAGTTTGAAATGTGATGTAAGGAGACAATGGACAGAGACCTCAGCAGTACCATCCCTGAAAAAGAAATGCACTGCAAACGCTGCTGAACAGAGCTGGCTCTTACTGTGTCAGTTAAGAGACAGCAACACAAGAAAACACCAGACTCCATGTCAGCTTTACCGTAATGTGATCATTTTTCAGGAAAGTGGAATGCAGACTCAAACAGCAGAATCTTAGCATCAAGCCCAGCCCATCATCTCAGCCCACCCCATTGCTTCCTGCTTTGCTGCTCCTTGTCTATTATCTTCTCTTGAATCTTCTCTGGGAGCTCAGGGTCTGTAAAGTGAtctgaaacaaacaaaatcaGCAGTCTCTCAGTAAAGACCTTTTGAGCATCTTTTCGGCTTGGCCCATAGTGGATTCTGAAAACAATAGTAGAACCATTTTGCTTTGTGGGGAGAGGTAGATTCAGTTATAAATCTCTATTTCAACGTGTTCCACCACTTCCTGACGGTTACTAAAGTTCTTTAGACTGACCACTGAACCCTCAGCTAAGAGTCTAATGGGTCATTGTGAGGAGACTTCTCTCCAGATGAGGGCCAGGTTAAGGCAGCCCCAAAGTTATCGCACTCCATGCAGGTTGGCTGACCTTCTACAAAGGAATcgaagggagggcagggacagAGTGAGGTAGAGGCTGAACATCTCACCTGCAGCAAACTCACAAATGTTCTGTGGTCTTTTCAGCAGGACTTCTCTAGCAATGAGAAAAACAAAGGTGGCAGTAATGAGAAACAGACTTCCTCTGGTACagagattgggggggagggggggggagtagggaatgTAGGGGGCTACCTGATGAAGCCGGTCAGCAGAAGCTCCACCTCGGGGTGAGACCTGAGATATTTTTCATTCTCTACGCGACTCTTTATCTGGAAGGAGGGAGAAAGGCTCAGTGTGAGAAATAGGTGCTGGCagctgtggtgataaatatgcagaccccctcccccctccagccccaCACATGTAGCTCTATGCACCAAttcctatcccctcccccagcaccagATCTTCAGCTCCTCTCTCTCAATCTCCACTTCTTTACCGCACTACCTGCAATTCTCCCTCTttgcctcctccctcccaactcaCTCTCAGTTTTGCTCTCAGTTTTGCACATCTGCTCCTTTcatcagctccccccccctcccaagctaCAGGTACTCTCCATCTCTCCCTACAGACATTTTTTTCATCCAAGAGCCTGCAGGATCCCTtcactctcttcctccctctcatcAGCTCCTTCAACCACTTCCTCCCTCAGGTACCTACAGCTCCctaagcccttcccttactcctCAAAtcagcacttccctccccccccctctcttccccccgctcaccttctctcctcccctctgctcCCCTCTCACCTGCTACTTCAATTCCTCCCTCATCTCACAACTGCTGCTCCACAGCCCCTCCCCTTCTCCATTCACACCCACTGCTCACTAGCCCCTCCCCTCTCACAcctgctgctccctcctcctctccctatgACATCTGCTGCTCACCccagcctctccccttcctctctctcacctGCAGCTCTCTCAGTTTCTCCCCCTGATCCCGGTTCAGCGCCTCCCGGTCCGGTGCTTCCATGCTGGAGCTGCCGCTGCCCGTTGCCAGGGTAACCGAGACCCCGCCCCTTGCTGTAggtaataaagagaaataaaagaaTAACCTAGTTAATTCTTTTCCATCCTCACCATAAATGGATCTTTTAATCACAACATTGCAGATTCTCGTGGGTTTCCCGTCTGGAAtgtgtaaggtttttttttgttttttttgccagcccATCATCTCAGCCCACCCTATTGCTTCCTGCTTTGCTGCTCCTTGTGTATTATCTTCTCTTGAATCTTCTCTGGGAGCTCAGGGTCTGTAAAGTGAtctgaaacaaacaaaatcaGCAGTCTCTCAGTAAAGACCGTTTGAGCATGTTTTCGGCTTGGCCCATAGTAGATTAAGAAGGCCAGCGaggagcatgccgagcagccgcaggtaacatggcggctgccacacGACGGCAGCTCCCCAGCAcgagccccctccccctcccggctTCCCCCTGACGTGGCGGGACCCTGCCCGCCGCTGGTTGGGGGAGCCGGGGGGAGGAGGAGCTTCAGGGTCTCCATGCGCCGCTTAAACGGCTGCCGACAGGGCGGGGAGGTTTCTTTGTCGGCAGCGACCAGCGCAGGATTTTTGGGACGAGCGGCACAGGAATTTTTGGACCACGCGTTTTGTACGGTAAACTTTTCTTCCCTTGCTCGCGGCAGCCGATAGTATAGCGTTACCGCGTAGAGCGGTTGTGGCCGACCACTCGATCAGCTGATCACACGGCCGGCCTTTCCATTTTGGCCTCCCATTTTGATTTGGCCTACCTTTCCATTTTGGCCTCCCATTTTGATTTGGCCGGCCTTTCCATTTGAGTGCAGTTGTGGCCGGTCATTTGATCAGCTGTGTTTTCAGTGATTTTTAGTGCCAGCGCGGTTGCTGCAGTCGCAGACTTTCTCCGTAGTCAGCAATCGCGAACCAACGGTAACCAGACTCGCTTTCAGAGACTTTTGTGCCGGTCGCCTTATTTTGGCCTTTTTTCACTGTTGCCCAGCTTCGCCGTTTTTCCTTCGTGGCCGCCCATATTGGCCGTTTTTTTCTCATAGtcagccattttgttttctttctttgcttTGCCGCGTACTGTTTTCGGCAGTGTACCCTTGCGGT
This portion of the Microcaecilia unicolor chromosome 4, aMicUni1.1, whole genome shotgun sequence genome encodes:
- the RIIAD1 gene encoding RIIa domain-containing protein 1, coding for MEAPDREALNRDQGEKLRELQIKSRVENEKYLRSHPEVELLLTGFIREVLLKRPQNICEFAADHFTDPELPEKIQEKIIDKEQQSRKQWGGLR